The genomic stretch ACGAAGCCGATGGAAGGAATCATCGGGCAGCCTGTGTTCGAAAAATGGGTGGTGGCCATCGACTACGACGCGAAGACGCTGACGTTCACCCGGCCCGAGTTGTACCGGGCAAATCCGAAGGCGATCGCCATTCCGTTCACGCGTCCGGACCAGATACCGCTGGTCGAGGCGGAACTGGACGGAATCACGGGCACGTGGGGAGTGGATACCGGTGCGAGAACAGCACTTATAGTCGCCAATAAGTTCGGCGATTCCAACAAGCTAAGGGAGAAATATAAGGCGCAACTGGAAGGTATTACCGGCTGGGGATTAGGCGGCCCGGTGCGTTCGCTGTTAGCTCGCGCAAAGAGCTTCAAGATAGGTACGGCGGAGGTGAACGACATCATCATCCGGCTCTCGACACAGAAAGCAGGCGCACTCGCGAGCGCGAGTTACGCCGGACTGATCGGCCCCGACGTGCTTCGTCAATTCAAGGTCACCTTCGATTACAGCCGCAGCACCATGTACCTGGAGCCGGGCAAGTCGTATGGTATGCGCGACTCGTTCGACCGCAGCGGCATGTGGATGGGCCAGACCGGCGATTACTTCGAAGTCCTGGACGTGATTCCGTCCG from Terriglobales bacterium encodes the following:
- a CDS encoding aspartyl protease family protein, translated to MRKILWFVFLFWACSLVAETKPTTIGFELIDNRIFVDVKLNGKGPYRMIFDTGAVAGLATNTAQAAGLAVQSSDADVVGVGEQKVQMGRTMVDRLEFGPVVLEKQEFLVVPMDDSAQVFGTKPMEGIIGQPVFEKWVVAIDYDAKTLTFTRPELYRANPKAIAIPFTRPDQIPLVEAELDGITGTWGVDTGARTALIVANKFGDSNKLREKYKAQLEGITGWGLGGPVRSLLARAKSFKIGTAEVNDIIIRLSTQKAGALASASYAGLIGPDVLRQFKVTFDYSRSTMYLEPGKSYGMRDSFDRSGMWMGQTGDYFEVLDVIPSGPADESGIKKGDRITVIDGVPTSKLLLPAARDRMRKLAPGTKVTVKIKSGQTSREVILVLRDLV